In Persicimonas caeni, a single window of DNA contains:
- the glgP gene encoding alpha-glucan family phosphorylase, giving the protein MADNRFPLVQKLEEIAQNLWWCWQPDGWLVFRDLDPELWHKTNHNPIAFLDALSPKEIEDRAQRTAVASRIQNAHRKLRDYVDKSGPKACMSAGTLHTKPVAYFCAEFGIHESFPIYSGGLGILAGDHMKASSDLGIPIVGVGLFYPLGYFQQSIDSNGWQQEEYGRTDIETLPLTKVKNEDGRPVTIEVEVGQGTIKSHIWRAPVGRNQLLMLDSDVPGNNPEDRQLTSQLYGGDQRMRIRQEILLGIGGVRALEALDITPGVYHLNEGHSAFATFELARRYMEREELFFDEARDKVMRQTVFTTHTPVPAGHDRFPIQLFEDMLGWMRPKLKLDHRQFHGYGRIDLDDPNEPFCMTVLALKMSRYRNGVSNLHGEVSRRMWKDLWPEREVKDVPIGHITNGVHVNSFLAPEMRGLYDKYLEPGWENRLATREGWAGLGNLEPGELWETHQLLKSKLIDFINERVQNQKAPSGDKEGQVTPGSGFDQETLTIGFARRFATYKRADLLMRDMERFKKLINDAERPVQLVFAGKAHPADEYGKALIQKIVKATTDPVFEGRIVFLTDYDMNIARHMLQGVDVWLNNPRRPQEACGTSGQKVVLNGALNCSILDGWWAEAYDGRNGFAIGNGTEYADPGKQDAHDAKELYKVLENEVIPLYYDKDQTGMPREWIERVKWSIISLGWRFCASRMLLDYLNHAYLPASGATSAEM; this is encoded by the coding sequence ATGGCAGATAACAGATTTCCGTTGGTTCAGAAGCTCGAAGAGATTGCCCAAAACCTGTGGTGGTGCTGGCAACCTGACGGCTGGTTGGTCTTTCGCGACCTCGACCCGGAGCTGTGGCACAAGACCAACCACAATCCGATCGCGTTTTTGGACGCCCTGTCGCCCAAAGAGATCGAAGATCGCGCCCAGCGCACCGCGGTGGCCAGCCGCATCCAGAATGCCCATCGAAAGCTGCGTGACTACGTCGACAAGTCCGGCCCGAAGGCGTGCATGAGCGCCGGCACCCTGCACACCAAGCCGGTGGCCTACTTCTGCGCCGAGTTCGGCATCCACGAGTCATTCCCGATCTATTCGGGCGGACTGGGCATCCTCGCCGGCGACCACATGAAGGCTTCGAGCGACCTCGGCATTCCCATCGTCGGGGTGGGTCTGTTCTACCCGCTGGGCTACTTCCAGCAGTCCATCGACAGCAACGGCTGGCAGCAAGAGGAGTATGGCCGCACCGACATCGAGACGCTGCCGCTGACCAAGGTCAAAAACGAGGACGGCCGGCCGGTGACCATCGAGGTCGAGGTGGGCCAGGGCACCATCAAATCCCACATCTGGCGGGCCCCCGTGGGCCGAAACCAGCTGTTGATGCTCGACTCGGATGTGCCGGGTAACAACCCGGAGGACCGCCAGCTGACCAGCCAATTGTACGGCGGCGACCAGCGCATGCGTATCCGCCAGGAGATCTTGCTGGGCATCGGCGGGGTGCGCGCGCTCGAAGCGCTCGATATCACCCCCGGCGTCTATCATCTCAACGAGGGCCACAGCGCGTTTGCCACCTTCGAGCTCGCCCGGCGTTATATGGAGCGCGAGGAGCTCTTCTTCGACGAGGCGCGCGACAAGGTCATGCGCCAGACGGTGTTCACCACGCACACCCCGGTGCCCGCCGGCCACGACCGCTTCCCCATCCAGCTCTTCGAGGACATGCTCGGCTGGATGCGCCCCAAGCTCAAGCTCGACCATCGTCAGTTCCACGGCTACGGGCGCATCGATCTCGACGACCCCAACGAGCCGTTCTGCATGACTGTCTTGGCGCTCAAGATGAGCCGGTACCGCAACGGCGTCAGTAACCTGCACGGCGAGGTCAGCCGACGCATGTGGAAAGACCTGTGGCCCGAGCGCGAGGTCAAGGACGTGCCCATCGGCCACATCACCAACGGCGTGCACGTCAACTCGTTCCTCGCCCCGGAGATGCGCGGGTTGTACGACAAGTATCTCGAGCCGGGCTGGGAGAACCGTCTCGCCACCCGCGAGGGTTGGGCGGGCTTGGGCAACCTCGAGCCCGGAGAGTTGTGGGAGACCCACCAGCTCTTGAAGTCCAAGCTCATCGATTTCATCAACGAGCGCGTGCAGAACCAAAAGGCGCCCAGCGGCGACAAAGAGGGCCAGGTCACGCCCGGCAGTGGCTTCGACCAGGAGACCCTGACGATTGGCTTTGCGCGGCGCTTCGCGACCTACAAGCGCGCCGACTTGCTCATGCGCGACATGGAGCGGTTCAAAAAGCTGATCAACGACGCCGAACGCCCCGTCCAGTTGGTCTTCGCCGGCAAGGCCCACCCGGCCGACGAGTACGGAAAAGCGCTCATCCAGAAGATCGTCAAGGCGACCACCGACCCGGTCTTCGAGGGGCGGATCGTGTTCTTGACGGACTACGACATGAATATCGCCCGCCACATGCTCCAGGGCGTCGACGTCTGGCTCAACAACCCGCGTCGCCCGCAGGAAGCCTGTGGTACCAGCGGCCAGAAGGTCGTCCTCAACGGCGCGCTCAACTGCTCGATCCTCGACGGTTGGTGGGCCGAGGCCTACGACGGGCGTAATGGTTTCGCGATTGGAAACGGCACCGAGTACGCCGACCCGGGCAAGCAGGACGCCCACGACGCCAAAGAGCTCTACAAGGTGCTCGAGAACGAAGTCATCCCGCTGTACTACGACAAAGATCAGACGGGCATGCCCCGCGAGTGGATCGAGCGGGTCAAGTGGAGCATTATCAGCCTCGGCTGGCGCTTTTGCGCGAGCCGCATGCTGCTCGACTACCTGAACCACGCCTACCTGCCGGCCAGCGGCGCGACCAGCGCGGAGATGTAG
- a CDS encoding diacylglycerol/lipid kinase family protein, giving the protein MPGIGIISNPHSRRNRRHPEQMRRLAYILGQDDTYELTNRIEDVSDAARQFRDNDIDILALNGGDGTNHVTLTKFIEVWGDAPLPKVALLRGGTMNTVSNAVGVKGTPARLLANLVEKYYTKQPFETTERDLLAVRDETGTRYGFIFGNGLVANFLELYYGTGNPSPTTAAKLLAKAVATMPFDSDINRELFRPFRARIELDDEVWQERDYTAVLASTVDQIGLGFRPFIRSEESAGAFHLLGVTEGAVGTALQLPRIRLGLPVPEDVFRSAVSAKAVFVSDEPIAYTIDGDMHVADSGEVTLEAGPRVEIIIK; this is encoded by the coding sequence ATGCCCGGCATCGGAATTATCAGCAACCCTCACAGCCGCCGCAACCGGCGCCATCCCGAACAGATGCGCCGGCTCGCCTACATCTTGGGCCAAGACGACACCTACGAGCTGACTAACCGCATCGAGGACGTCAGCGACGCCGCCCGTCAATTCCGGGACAACGACATCGACATCCTGGCGCTCAACGGCGGTGACGGCACCAACCATGTCACCTTGACCAAGTTCATCGAGGTGTGGGGTGACGCCCCCCTTCCCAAGGTAGCCCTTCTTCGTGGGGGTACCATGAACACTGTGTCCAACGCGGTCGGAGTCAAGGGCACGCCGGCGCGGCTGTTGGCGAATCTGGTCGAAAAATACTACACCAAACAGCCCTTCGAGACGACCGAGCGCGACCTGCTGGCCGTCCGCGACGAGACGGGCACGCGCTACGGATTCATCTTCGGCAACGGCCTGGTGGCCAACTTTCTGGAGCTGTACTACGGCACCGGCAATCCGAGCCCGACCACCGCCGCCAAGCTTCTGGCCAAAGCCGTGGCCACGATGCCCTTCGACAGCGACATCAACCGCGAGCTGTTCCGCCCGTTTCGCGCGCGCATCGAGCTCGACGACGAGGTCTGGCAAGAGCGCGACTACACCGCTGTGCTCGCCTCGACGGTCGACCAGATCGGGCTGGGCTTCCGCCCGTTTATCCGCAGCGAAGAGTCGGCGGGGGCGTTCCACCTGCTCGGGGTCACCGAAGGCGCGGTGGGCACCGCCCTGCAACTGCCGCGCATTCGACTGGGACTGCCCGTCCCCGAAGACGTCTTCCGGTCGGCAGTGTCGGCCAAGGCGGTGTTCGTCTCCGACGAGCCCATTGCCTACACCATCGACGGCGACATGCACGTGGCCGACAGTGGGGAAGTCACGCTCGAGGCGGGGCCGAGGGTCGAGATCATCATCAAGTAA
- a CDS encoding DUF4388 domain-containing protein → MKKVFLITEDDTLRQTVAQCVAKLDATVESCGEWSEAKDALFKDRFDAVCIDYDAIKIEGLDAFILLDNILQKELTPGVLLLRKASQRAKQFISSLDSFRDSIELGGAEPSVELLAPHLQDLLAEAAADREQAQAPEADVGPTLVEVHLPSLEKGLLDKVSLPRVLYTLAQTRATGLLQLQNDSIKRRYAIREGQPLELKSAAFSDIETLASAFAWQGGQYAFAKTSVPDGEPIDVLPFIFNSLDRHVPQRRVMQSMMPHMRTYPTVTNLWAKRRDAVKANAILDKFMKACDGETHLEKALAALGADATAGFKASLYARHTDLIMLRSQPTPEGVNVQYDAAVEQAQQQRVEEEKKATKAYRATGTGRLDLEKELHDFLDEIEQATPYEIFDVWEGCGREPIKTKFYKMVKMHHPDVYGGNVSGDVKRLAQEIFIAIKDAYTELLKVEKEQTRPDPRESTGVGDSISEPMTSGRTSTNSGGKSVAGPSTETLNTGVSAASTGLDEPSFGAEPATQMASEEVDTDDSARQSRVERLKAKRRATPIGLGREPSTPIVQGKTRKSELRQGSEERKARLEKLRRKSTSGTTSGIHNRGDKAKKAFNEGYKAYRENENEHLAFRYFSTAYNLEPDNPTYMTFYGYFLFLNEPDKRDEAQKVLEKAIEIGDRQSLPDAHLFLGHILKVKDKSRQAMKHFKIAHKLNPKSREAERELRLYQMRHKDESNDESDAGSFLKNLFKK, encoded by the coding sequence CACTGCGCCAAACTGTCGCGCAGTGTGTCGCCAAGCTCGATGCCACCGTAGAAAGTTGCGGCGAATGGTCCGAAGCGAAGGACGCGCTGTTCAAGGACCGCTTCGACGCGGTGTGCATCGACTACGACGCCATCAAAATCGAGGGGCTCGATGCCTTTATCCTGCTGGACAATATTCTCCAGAAGGAGCTGACTCCCGGCGTTCTACTGCTGCGCAAAGCGTCGCAGCGCGCCAAGCAGTTCATCAGTTCGCTCGATTCATTTCGGGACTCCATCGAGCTGGGCGGCGCCGAGCCGAGCGTCGAACTGCTCGCACCTCACCTCCAAGACCTTCTCGCCGAGGCCGCGGCGGATCGAGAGCAGGCGCAGGCTCCAGAAGCCGACGTCGGGCCCACGCTCGTCGAAGTGCACCTGCCCTCCCTCGAAAAGGGGTTGCTCGACAAGGTGAGCTTGCCGCGCGTGCTCTACACCCTGGCGCAGACGCGCGCCACCGGCCTGCTCCAGCTTCAAAACGATAGTATCAAGCGGCGCTACGCCATCCGCGAAGGGCAACCACTCGAACTCAAGAGCGCGGCGTTCTCCGACATCGAGACACTCGCCAGCGCGTTTGCTTGGCAGGGAGGCCAGTACGCGTTTGCGAAGACCAGCGTTCCCGACGGGGAGCCCATCGACGTGCTCCCTTTCATCTTCAACAGCCTCGACCGCCACGTCCCCCAACGACGTGTCATGCAGTCGATGATGCCGCACATGCGCACCTACCCCACGGTCACCAACCTGTGGGCCAAGCGGCGCGATGCGGTCAAAGCCAACGCGATCCTCGACAAGTTCATGAAGGCGTGTGATGGCGAGACGCACCTGGAGAAGGCGCTGGCAGCGCTGGGTGCCGATGCGACCGCCGGGTTCAAGGCGAGCCTGTATGCGCGCCATACCGACCTGATCATGCTGCGCAGCCAGCCCACCCCCGAGGGGGTGAACGTCCAGTACGACGCGGCCGTCGAGCAGGCCCAGCAGCAGCGGGTCGAAGAGGAGAAGAAGGCGACCAAGGCCTACCGCGCCACCGGCACGGGACGTCTCGATCTGGAAAAGGAACTGCACGACTTTCTCGACGAGATCGAGCAGGCGACCCCTTACGAGATCTTCGATGTCTGGGAGGGCTGCGGCCGCGAGCCGATCAAGACCAAGTTCTACAAGATGGTCAAGATGCACCACCCAGACGTCTACGGTGGCAACGTCTCTGGCGACGTCAAACGCCTCGCCCAGGAGATCTTCATCGCCATCAAAGACGCCTACACCGAACTGCTCAAGGTCGAGAAGGAGCAGACGCGACCAGACCCGCGCGAGTCGACCGGCGTTGGCGACTCCATCTCCGAGCCGATGACCTCCGGGCGCACCTCGACGAATTCCGGTGGCAAAAGCGTCGCAGGCCCGTCGACCGAGACGCTGAACACAGGTGTGTCTGCTGCGAGCACCGGCCTCGACGAGCCGAGCTTCGGCGCCGAGCCGGCGACCCAAATGGCATCCGAGGAGGTGGATACCGACGACTCGGCGCGTCAGTCGCGGGTCGAGCGTCTCAAGGCCAAGCGCCGCGCCACGCCCATCGGCCTGGGCCGCGAACCCTCCACGCCGATCGTGCAGGGCAAGACGCGCAAGAGCGAGTTGCGTCAGGGAAGTGAGGAGCGCAAGGCCAGGCTCGAGAAGCTTCGACGCAAGTCCACCAGCGGCACCACCAGCGGGATTCATAACCGCGGAGACAAGGCCAAAAAGGCGTTCAACGAAGGTTATAAAGCCTACCGGGAAAACGAAAACGAGCACCTCGCCTTCCGTTACTTCTCGACGGCCTACAACCTCGAGCCGGACAACCCGACCTACATGACCTTTTACGGCTATTTCCTGTTCCTCAACGAGCCCGACAAGCGCGATGAGGCTCAAAAGGTCTTGGAGAAAGCGATCGAAATTGGCGACCGCCAGTCGCTTCCGGACGCACACCTGTTCCTCGGACATATCCTGAAGGTCAAAGACAAGTCTCGGCAGGCGATGAAGCATTTTAAGATAGCGCACAAGCTCAACCCGAAGTCGCGTGAGGCCGAACGCGAGTTGCGCCTGTACCAGATGCGCCACAAGGACGAGAGCAACGATGAGAGCGACGCGGGCAGCTTTCTTAAAAACTTGTTTAAGAAGTAA